Proteins encoded within one genomic window of Trueperaceae bacterium:
- a CDS encoding sensor histidine kinase, whose amino-acid sequence MSMPRLDLPRAAPVAYIYLIWLLFLFSQPIFDPQATWLDWALVPLMIAIFLPVYFYSWTSGRRGRLLSIAVMSLLGLLFVPLNSGAGSFFIYASAAVGFALPPRRAAGLIVGILLLVPFSALYSGIPWPYTLFYLVPVSLMVVLIGTVNIFEAQRERANSKLRRAQEEIENLAKIAERERIARDLHDLLGHTLSTITLKAELASRLVERDLELAVREMRDVEDISRQALAEVRAAVRGYRSRGIRAELASVESALEAAGIRFVSSLEPVELPPVAEGVLVLALREGATNVVRHSAASSCQVTLSAEGGIVRLTVEDDGRGMQEPEGSGLTGMHERVESLGGSVEHGSGPGVGTRLVVTLPSEQPSTRPLESREAEPTG is encoded by the coding sequence ATGTCGATGCCTCGACTCGACCTCCCCCGGGCGGCGCCCGTGGCCTACATCTACCTGATCTGGCTGCTCTTCCTCTTCTCGCAGCCGATCTTCGATCCGCAGGCGACCTGGCTCGACTGGGCACTGGTGCCGCTGATGATCGCGATCTTCCTGCCCGTCTATTTCTACAGTTGGACGAGCGGGAGGCGCGGTCGGCTCCTCAGCATCGCCGTCATGAGCCTCCTCGGGCTCCTCTTCGTGCCGCTCAACTCCGGGGCGGGGAGCTTCTTCATCTACGCCTCAGCTGCCGTCGGTTTCGCCCTGCCGCCGCGCCGGGCCGCGGGCCTGATCGTGGGCATCCTCCTGCTGGTGCCCTTCTCTGCCCTCTACTCGGGTATCCCCTGGCCGTACACCCTCTTCTACCTGGTGCCGGTCTCGCTGATGGTCGTGCTCATCGGCACCGTCAACATCTTCGAAGCGCAGCGGGAGCGAGCGAACTCCAAGTTGCGGCGCGCCCAGGAGGAGATCGAGAACCTCGCCAAGATCGCCGAGCGGGAGAGGATCGCGCGGGACCTTCACGACCTCCTGGGGCACACCCTCTCCACCATCACCCTCAAGGCCGAGCTCGCCTCACGGCTGGTCGAACGCGATCTGGAGCTCGCCGTCAGGGAGATGCGCGACGTGGAGGACATCTCACGCCAGGCACTCGCCGAGGTGCGGGCTGCGGTGCGCGGCTACCGGTCCCGGGGCATCCGCGCGGAACTGGCGAGCGTCGAATCGGCACTCGAGGCGGCCGGCATCCGGTTCGTGAGCAGCCTCGAGCCGGTGGAGCTCCCTCCGGTCGCCGAGGGCGTGCTGGTGCTGGCGCTGCGCGAAGGGGCCACCAATGTCGTCCGCCATTCGGCCGCCAGCAGCTGCCAGGTGACGCTGTCGGCAGAGGGCGGGATCGTCAGGCTGACGGTCGAGGACGACGGCAGGGGGATGCAGGAGCCGGAAGGGTCCGGCCTGACGGGGATGCATGAGCGGGTCGAGTCGTTGGGCGGCAGTGTCGAGCACGGTTCCGGACCGGGAGTGGGGACGAGGCTCGTCGTGACCCTGCCCAGCGAGCAGCCGTCCACGAGACCCCTCGAGAGCCGCGAGGCGGAGCCGACCGGATGA
- a CDS encoding ABC transporter permease — MALLTNRAASPVADSGKGRGRRALAFLKEAKYEFLKLWRLPVYSLSTLVFPAMFYVIFGLTFAGQYTAGVSLTTYMLATYGAFGVIGCALFGFGVAVAVERGQGWMLLKRASPMPPLVYFAAKLAMALLFSGLVITMLFSLGALVGGVRLPVLGWLQLFLTLLAGALPFSMMGLAFGYLLGPNSAPAVLNLVYLPMAFVSGLWIPIDVLPQAIRQFAPLLPPYHYSQLALGTIGADRGGDPLLHLAVLAGYTLLFLAVALVGYRRDEGRTFG; from the coding sequence ATGGCCCTACTAACGAACAGGGCGGCGTCTCCGGTCGCCGACAGCGGAAAGGGCCGCGGCCGGCGCGCCCTCGCCTTCCTCAAAGAGGCGAAGTACGAGTTCCTCAAGCTCTGGCGCTTGCCGGTGTACTCGCTCTCGACCCTCGTCTTCCCCGCCATGTTCTACGTGATCTTCGGCCTGACGTTCGCCGGTCAGTACACCGCCGGCGTGTCGCTCACCACCTACATGCTCGCCACCTACGGGGCTTTCGGCGTGATCGGTTGCGCCCTCTTCGGCTTCGGGGTGGCGGTCGCGGTGGAGCGGGGTCAGGGCTGGATGCTGCTCAAACGGGCCTCGCCGATGCCGCCCCTCGTCTACTTCGCGGCGAAGCTGGCGATGGCGCTGCTCTTCAGCGGCCTCGTGATCACGATGCTCTTCTCCCTCGGCGCCCTCGTCGGCGGAGTCCGGCTGCCCGTTCTAGGCTGGCTGCAGCTCTTCCTCACCCTCCTCGCCGGAGCTTTGCCGTTCTCGATGATGGGCCTCGCGTTCGGCTACCTGCTGGGTCCGAACTCGGCCCCGGCCGTCCTGAACCTCGTCTACCTGCCGATGGCCTTCGTCTCCGGCCTGTGGATCCCGATAGACGTTCTGCCCCAGGCCATCCGCCAGTTCGCCCCCCTCCTGCCCCCCTACCACTACTCCCAACTCGCCCTCGGCACCATCGGAGCAGACCGGGGCGGTGATCCGCTCCTGCACCTCGCGGTACTGGCCGGCTACACCCTCCTTTTCCTTGCGGTGGCGCTCGTCGGTTACCGCCGTGACGAGGGCCGGACGTTCGGGTGA
- a CDS encoding ABC transporter ATP-binding protein: MSITPVDGAEPMATMSAVSRSYGPVRALADVDFEMGAGEVVALLGPNGAGKTTLVSLLLGIIRPTVGRVRLFGGDPRDPENSARVGVMLQSSGVPDTLRVRELVDLFSSYYPRPLPLEETIGRAGLGGFEERLFGRLSGGQRQRLLFALAICGNPRLLFLDEPTVGLDVESRRAFWRQVREFTGEGRSVLLTTHYLEEADALADRAVVLDAGRVIAQGTKEEIKSRTAGARIRCVSRVEPGTVATWPGVTTARMIGESLEILATRAEPVVRRLLDEDPELGALEVGRAALEDAFLALTDVSGDRDEGMAA; encoded by the coding sequence ATGTCGATCACACCAGTAGACGGTGCAGAACCTATGGCCACGATGTCGGCGGTGAGCCGCTCGTACGGCCCGGTTCGGGCGCTTGCGGACGTCGACTTCGAGATGGGCGCCGGCGAGGTCGTCGCCCTGCTGGGCCCTAACGGTGCGGGCAAGACGACCCTCGTGAGCCTGCTCCTGGGGATCATCCGGCCCACGGTCGGGAGGGTCCGGCTCTTCGGAGGCGATCCGCGCGACCCCGAGAACAGCGCCCGGGTCGGCGTCATGCTCCAGTCGTCCGGCGTCCCCGATACGCTCCGGGTACGTGAGCTCGTCGACCTCTTCTCCAGTTACTACCCGAGGCCGCTTCCTCTCGAGGAAACCATCGGCAGGGCGGGACTGGGTGGGTTCGAGGAACGCCTCTTCGGCCGGCTCTCGGGTGGTCAGCGGCAGCGACTGCTGTTCGCGCTGGCCATCTGCGGAAACCCCCGGCTGCTCTTCCTCGACGAACCAACGGTCGGACTCGATGTCGAGTCGCGACGCGCCTTCTGGCGCCAGGTACGGGAGTTCACCGGCGAAGGCCGCTCCGTTCTACTGACCACCCACTACCTGGAGGAGGCTGACGCCCTCGCCGACCGCGCCGTCGTGCTGGATGCCGGCCGGGTGATCGCCCAGGGAACGAAGGAGGAGATCAAGAGCAGGACCGCCGGAGCCAGGATCCGCTGCGTGAGCCGGGTGGAACCTGGAACGGTGGCGACGTGGCCAGGAGTTACGACGGCTCGGATGATCGGAGAGTCCCTGGAGATCCTTGCCACGAGGGCCGAACCAGTAGTGCGGAGGTTGCTGGACGAGGACCCTGAACTGGGCGCGCTAGAGGTCGGCCGTGCCGCACTGGAAGATGCGTTCCTCGCCCTCACAGACGTGTCCGGTGATCGGGATGAAGGGATGGCCGCCTGA
- a CDS encoding M23 family metallopeptidase, whose protein sequence is MRSVADTWGGPRDGGSAHEGQDIFAPVGTPVLAAAPGFVYRIGDQRRGGNVVIVVAAGGHRHYYAHLDSFADIREGQWVDDDTVPGYVGNSGNAAGTPPHLHFGVYASGQGGCDWNAIDPLPLLIDRPPP, encoded by the coding sequence GTGAGATCTGTAGCCGACACCTGGGGAGGTCCCCGCGACGGCGGCAGTGCCCACGAGGGCCAGGATATCTTCGCGCCCGTGGGCACGCCCGTCCTGGCAGCCGCTCCGGGCTTCGTCTACCGGATCGGGGATCAGCGCCGGGGCGGGAACGTCGTGATCGTGGTCGCAGCCGGCGGTCACCGCCACTACTACGCCCATCTCGACAGCTTCGCCGACATAAGGGAGGGTCAGTGGGTCGACGACGACACCGTCCCCGGTTACGTCGGCAACAGCGGCAACGCCGCCGGTACCCCGCCCCACCTGCACTTCGGCGTCTACGCTAGCGGCCAGGGCGGGTGCGACTGGAACGCGATAGACCCTCTCCCCCTGCTCATCGACCGGCCGCCGCCCTAG
- a CDS encoding VOC family protein translates to MIDFVGTISVFVKDQDRAKAFYTEKLGFELKVEAPLGPGSSARWIAVAPPAGQTELILYLMDENWQHYAQTMGKTQSITLAVTDMKSTHEELLERGVKFLHDPDPQPWGTYATIEDSEGNRLMLVEQRGG, encoded by the coding sequence ATGATCGACTTCGTCGGCACCATTTCAGTGTTCGTCAAGGACCAGGACCGCGCCAAGGCCTTCTACACGGAGAAGCTGGGCTTCGAGCTGAAGGTGGAGGCTCCGCTAGGCCCGGGTTCGAGCGCGAGGTGGATAGCCGTCGCGCCGCCTGCCGGGCAAACGGAACTGATCCTCTACCTGATGGACGAGAACTGGCAGCATTACGCTCAGACGATGGGCAAGACACAGTCGATCACGCTCGCCGTGACCGACATGAAGTCGACGCACGAGGAGCTGCTCGAGCGGGGAGTGAAGTTCCTGCACGACCCCGACCCCCAGCCGTGGGGAACCTACGCGACGATAGAAGACTCCGAAGGCAACAGGTTGATGCTGGTCGAGCAGCGCGGCGGCTGA
- a CDS encoding VOC family protein, with amino-acid sequence MNDLRVNTVFIPVSDMERSRAWYERVLGLEAVADWGEYLDMRFLAGSSEQATITLHRVDEVPPPGTDDFNLTSPQPERVRRELAEMGERVTEPKALGEFVYFELLDPDGNEISIIGRAAGR; translated from the coding sequence ATGAACGATCTTCGAGTAAACACCGTCTTCATCCCGGTGAGCGACATGGAGCGATCCCGAGCCTGGTACGAGCGGGTGCTCGGACTGGAGGCGGTAGCCGACTGGGGTGAATACCTCGACATGCGCTTCCTGGCCGGCTCCTCTGAGCAAGCCACTATCACGCTGCACCGGGTCGACGAGGTCCCGCCCCCCGGGACGGACGACTTCAACCTCACTTCCCCGCAGCCGGAGCGAGTGCGGCGAGAGCTGGCGGAGATGGGGGAGCGGGTGACGGAGCCGAAGGCGCTCGGGGAGTTCGTCTACTTCGAACTGCTCGACCCGGACGGTAACGAGATCTCCATAATCGGACGGGCCGCCGGCCGCTGA
- a CDS encoding Gfo/Idh/MocA family oxidoreductase: MPKRLRVALIGAGRIGAGHARRLASIPDCQLVTVVDNDMERARQVAQPLGAGFSTDYREVLADRDVDAVAIATQVGSHVELAVAAAQTGKPFFVEKPLAHDLEAGWRVVEAVERTGTPAMVGFHRRFDPPYVEARKRLRSGELGRLEGYRAVARDPYPPALEYLITSGDLLVDMGIHDLDCARFLVGEVAEVSAIGSALAVPELAPHGLFDTAVATLRFENGAVGTLEVALRTAYGYEIRTEVLGERGRLHLEIDRQPDLLVYDERGGGFDRPRSFEERFGPAYQRELEAFVSNVLEDVPLDPAPREAWLSLRLALAAQHSLKGGETVRVEEFAPLPSGGATSPGSTSGANLN, from the coding sequence ATGCCTAAACGCTTGCGGGTCGCACTCATAGGGGCGGGCCGGATCGGAGCCGGGCACGCCCGTCGGCTGGCATCGATCCCGGACTGTCAGCTCGTCACCGTCGTCGACAACGATATGGAGCGGGCGAGGCAGGTCGCGCAGCCTCTCGGCGCCGGCTTCTCCACCGACTACCGGGAGGTTCTCGCCGACCGCGATGTGGACGCGGTTGCGATCGCGACCCAGGTGGGCAGCCACGTAGAACTGGCGGTGGCGGCTGCCCAAACCGGCAAGCCGTTCTTCGTCGAGAAGCCTCTCGCTCACGATCTCGAGGCAGGGTGGCGGGTGGTCGAAGCGGTGGAACGAACAGGAACTCCAGCCATGGTGGGATTCCATCGGCGTTTCGACCCTCCTTACGTGGAGGCGCGCAAGCGGCTCCGCTCCGGGGAGCTCGGACGCCTCGAGGGGTACCGAGCGGTCGCCCGGGATCCATATCCACCCGCCCTCGAATACCTCATCACCAGTGGCGACCTCCTGGTCGACATGGGCATCCACGACCTCGACTGCGCTCGCTTCCTGGTCGGCGAGGTCGCAGAGGTGAGCGCCATCGGTTCGGCCCTCGCAGTGCCGGAACTGGCACCGCACGGCCTGTTCGACACGGCCGTGGCTACTCTGCGTTTCGAGAACGGGGCAGTAGGCACGCTCGAGGTCGCACTACGCACCGCCTACGGTTACGAGATACGCACCGAAGTGCTCGGTGAGCGCGGCAGGCTCCACCTGGAGATCGACCGCCAGCCCGACCTCCTGGTCTACGACGAGCGGGGCGGCGGCTTCGACCGGCCCCGGAGCTTCGAGGAGCGCTTCGGACCCGCCTATCAGCGCGAACTGGAGGCGTTCGTCTCCAACGTACTCGAGGACGTTCCCCTCGATCCGGCGCCACGCGAGGCGTGGTTGAGCCTGCGGCTCGCACTGGCAGCCCAGCACTCGCTCAAGGGCGGCGAGACGGTGAGGGTCGAGGAGTTCGCTCCCCTGCCCTCGGGCGGCGCCACCTCGCCGGGCAGCACATCCGGCGCGAATCTGAATTGA
- a CDS encoding ABC transporter substrate-binding protein, with translation MKRITLVAAILLLLSGAAMAQTLNVLCSPDLAWCEALGPAYEEATGNELEFVRLSSSEALARIRAEAANPVFDVWFGGTGDPHLVAFNEGLTEFYKPSSWDQLIPSLTRAVGETYIPLYTGAIGFTVNEGVLEEEGLEVPRCWEDLTDPGFKNLLAMPDPNSSGTAYTIIATLVQIMGEEQAFEYLAALHQNIQQYTRSGSAPGQLAGRGDVAVAIQFMHDGVKFAQEGFPVTTVAPCEGTGYEIGGLSLIANAPHRDAAIEFIEWALTPEAQTIAAQQGNSFQIQSNQATPVHPASPQLSEINLIDYDFEKYGSPEVRDSLVQRWTNEIFPLPR, from the coding sequence ATGAAGCGTATTACCCTCGTAGCGGCCATCCTTCTCCTGCTGAGCGGCGCAGCCATGGCGCAGACCCTGAACGTGCTGTGCAGCCCCGACCTGGCCTGGTGCGAAGCGCTGGGACCGGCCTACGAAGAGGCGACCGGCAACGAACTGGAGTTCGTCCGGCTGAGCTCGAGCGAGGCGCTTGCCCGCATCCGTGCCGAAGCCGCCAACCCGGTGTTCGACGTTTGGTTCGGGGGTACCGGCGATCCGCACCTGGTGGCGTTCAACGAGGGCCTCACCGAGTTCTACAAGCCGTCCAGTTGGGACCAGCTCATCCCCAGCCTCACCCGGGCGGTAGGTGAGACCTACATCCCGCTCTACACGGGCGCCATCGGTTTCACCGTGAACGAGGGCGTGCTGGAGGAGGAAGGCCTCGAAGTCCCGCGCTGCTGGGAGGACCTCACCGACCCCGGCTTCAAGAACCTGCTCGCCATGCCCGACCCCAACTCCTCGGGCACCGCCTACACGATCATCGCGACGCTCGTGCAGATCATGGGCGAGGAGCAGGCGTTCGAGTATCTGGCCGCGCTCCACCAGAACATCCAGCAGTACACCCGGTCGGGGAGCGCCCCTGGCCAACTGGCCGGTCGCGGTGATGTCGCGGTCGCGATCCAGTTCATGCACGACGGGGTCAAGTTCGCCCAGGAAGGGTTCCCGGTAACCACCGTCGCTCCATGCGAGGGCACCGGCTACGAGATCGGCGGGCTCAGCCTCATCGCCAATGCGCCTCACCGCGACGCCGCCATCGAGTTCATCGAATGGGCCCTCACGCCCGAGGCGCAGACGATCGCAGCGCAGCAGGGCAACTCGTTCCAGATCCAGTCGAATCAGGCGACCCCGGTACACCCGGCTTCGCCGCAGCTGAGCGAGATCAACCTGATCGACTACGACTTCGAGAAGTACGGCAGCCCCGAGGTGCGCGACAGCCTCGTGCAACGCTGGACGAACGAGATCTTCCCACTGCCCCGCTGA
- a CDS encoding iron ABC transporter permease, translated as MAVSTISKSRSLTRRSSAWIFALVGLAAFLALPFGRPDRPFFDIEPALRPWNIDSPWLWLVPLMAIVALVASFVPAEPPRRGNALAAAGLVGFVAGVGWLIATGVPFGLGALISLPALVVVSGYGLSLSGRIQGDPFIASCILFVGLLIVLLIIYPLFMVLQAAVYIDGRFTFDKIIATVNSPRFLFISNPYTARNEPALIGYFSAGGAAAGFLWPILRNARLARIVLGGLLGAVGGLALGLALFARGAIVTSMTLAVVVATVATILGFGFALLGQRTRSGLVRRTLGAVSLLPIITPPFILAFAMIFLLGRRGLLTHDILGMSSSWIFGMSGVALAQILAFTPIAYLVIQGSVAGLNAALEEASTTLGASRWHTFRTITWPLVRPALANAFLLSVIESFADFGNPLILGGDRNYLATEVFASFSARFDPGEAAVYGVFLLIIVLLVFYAQSRWLGQSSFVTVTGKPSRGGFSPLPRFLEGLLLAGFLIWALAVIGLYASIVYGSFVKLWGVDSTITLEHWRDLGNAGIPVFLYTARIAAISAVPAALIGFLIAYLVVRQNFWGRRFLEFGSMLSFATPGTVMGVAYILAFNTGPWLLTSTATIIVLAFIFRNMPVAIRGGVAGLAQVDPSLEEASTTLGASSSRTLRTILVPLLIIPLIGGLIFAFVRAMTAISQVIFVVSPGNMLTTVLLLGWVEQGQTGRAAAMGTLLIVSMLTVILLLMLLTRKRGFAPGEVVP; from the coding sequence TTGGCCGTCAGCACGATCTCCAAGTCACGTTCCCTCACCCGCAGAAGTTCGGCCTGGATCTTCGCGCTAGTCGGCCTCGCAGCCTTCCTTGCGCTACCGTTCGGGCGGCCCGACCGCCCCTTCTTCGATATCGAACCGGCCCTGCGGCCCTGGAACATCGACTCGCCCTGGCTCTGGCTGGTCCCGCTGATGGCCATCGTCGCTCTGGTCGCCTCGTTCGTTCCCGCCGAACCCCCACGCCGCGGCAACGCGCTCGCCGCCGCCGGACTCGTGGGCTTCGTCGCGGGCGTGGGCTGGCTGATCGCCACCGGCGTCCCCTTCGGTTTGGGGGCGCTAATCTCGCTGCCTGCCCTGGTGGTAGTGAGCGGCTACGGACTCAGCCTCTCCGGGCGCATACAGGGCGACCCGTTCATCGCCTCGTGCATCCTCTTCGTGGGTCTGCTGATCGTCCTTCTGATCATCTACCCACTCTTCATGGTGCTGCAGGCGGCCGTCTATATCGATGGCCGCTTCACCTTCGACAAGATCATCGCTACCGTCAACAGCCCGCGCTTCCTGTTCATCAGCAACCCGTACACGGCTCGCAACGAACCGGCTCTGATCGGTTACTTCAGCGCGGGGGGCGCGGCCGCCGGCTTCCTCTGGCCGATACTGCGCAACGCCCGGCTGGCCCGTATCGTTCTGGGTGGCCTGCTGGGAGCCGTTGGCGGCCTTGCGCTGGGTCTCGCGCTCTTCGCTCGCGGAGCGATCGTCACCAGCATGACGCTCGCCGTCGTCGTCGCCACCGTGGCTACGATCCTTGGATTCGGTTTCGCCCTGCTGGGACAACGAACCCGGTCGGGGCTTGTCCGGCGCACCCTGGGAGCGGTCAGCCTCCTCCCGATCATCACTCCACCGTTCATCCTGGCGTTCGCCATGATCTTCCTGCTGGGTCGGCGAGGACTCCTCACCCACGACATCCTCGGGATGTCAAGCAGCTGGATCTTCGGCATGTCGGGAGTTGCGCTGGCGCAGATACTCGCCTTCACGCCGATCGCCTACCTGGTCATCCAGGGCTCGGTCGCCGGCCTCAACGCCGCCCTCGAGGAGGCCTCCACTACCCTCGGCGCGAGCCGTTGGCACACCTTCCGCACGATCACCTGGCCGCTGGTGCGGCCGGCGCTGGCCAACGCCTTCCTGCTCAGCGTCATCGAATCGTTCGCCGACTTCGGCAACCCGCTGATCCTGGGCGGTGACCGCAACTATCTGGCAACCGAGGTGTTCGCCTCCTTCTCGGCCCGCTTCGATCCCGGTGAGGCCGCCGTCTACGGCGTATTCCTGCTGATCATCGTGCTGCTGGTGTTCTACGCGCAGTCCCGGTGGCTCGGGCAGAGCTCGTTCGTAACCGTGACCGGCAAGCCTTCGCGGGGAGGCTTCAGCCCGCTGCCGCGGTTCCTCGAGGGTCTGCTGCTGGCGGGCTTCCTCATCTGGGCCCTCGCGGTCATCGGCCTCTACGCCTCGATCGTCTACGGGTCGTTCGTCAAACTGTGGGGCGTGGACTCGACCATCACGCTGGAGCATTGGCGCGACCTGGGCAATGCCGGTATCCCGGTCTTCCTCTACACCGCGCGGATCGCCGCCATCAGCGCCGTTCCGGCAGCCCTCATCGGCTTCCTCATCGCCTATCTGGTGGTCAGACAGAACTTCTGGGGGCGGAGGTTCCTCGAGTTCGGTTCGATGCTATCGTTCGCCACGCCGGGAACGGTGATGGGCGTCGCCTACATCCTCGCCTTCAACACCGGCCCGTGGCTCCTCACTTCGACGGCCACCATCATCGTGCTGGCGTTCATCTTCCGGAACATGCCGGTCGCCATCCGAGGCGGCGTTGCCGGCCTCGCGCAAGTGGACCCTAGTCTCGAGGAGGCTTCGACGACACTGGGGGCCAGCTCGAGCCGCACCCTGCGAACGATCCTGGTGCCGCTCCTGATCATCCCCCTCATCGGTGGACTCATCTTCGCCTTCGTGCGGGCGATGACCGCCATCAGCCAGGTGATCTTCGTGGTCAGTCCCGGCAACATGCTAACGACCGTGCTGCTGCTCGGCTGGGTCGAGCAGGGTCAGACGGGCCGGGCTGCGGCGATGGGTACTCTCTTGATAGTCTCCATGCTCACGGTGATCCTGCTGCTGATGCTCCTCACCCGCAAACGGGGATTCGCTCCGGGCGAGGTGGTGCCATGA
- a CDS encoding ABC transporter ATP-binding protein, with translation MTLAKETGAAPVALEGVTKKFGADVVAVDALDLAIEPGSLVTLLGPSGCGKTTTLRMIAGLERATGGRILIDGSDVTRLPANLRDVTMVFQSYALFPHMNVFDNVAYGLRVAGVSGSELARRVDEALEMVGMQGLERRSSAALSGGQQQRVALARALVMEPRVLLFDEPLSNLDAKLRRRVRQDIRDLQQRLGITSVYVTHDQEEALAISDVIVVMRDGKVQQTGSPHELYTRPANRFVADFIGSATFLPGSFDGECVTLAQHTFRHAQETGPGDVTVMVRPEAVRVSVDGPGLPATVKSVSYLGLATDVLFETPVGELAATISGEGRPDLRRGDQVSLEFHPAGIYLLPAVQA, from the coding sequence ATGACGCTCGCCAAGGAAACCGGCGCCGCGCCGGTCGCCCTCGAGGGCGTGACCAAGAAGTTCGGCGCCGACGTGGTCGCGGTCGACGCGCTCGATCTCGCGATCGAGCCCGGTTCCCTCGTCACCCTGTTGGGACCGTCGGGCTGCGGCAAGACGACCACCCTGCGGATGATCGCCGGTCTGGAGCGGGCCACCGGTGGCCGCATCCTCATCGACGGCAGCGACGTCACCCGCCTGCCCGCCAACCTGCGCGACGTGACCATGGTGTTCCAGAGTTACGCGCTGTTCCCCCACATGAACGTCTTCGACAACGTCGCCTATGGGCTACGGGTCGCAGGGGTCTCGGGGTCGGAGCTCGCTCGGCGCGTCGACGAGGCGTTGGAGATGGTGGGCATGCAGGGCCTGGAGAGGCGCTCCTCGGCAGCCCTTTCCGGAGGCCAGCAGCAGCGGGTCGCTCTCGCCCGGGCGCTGGTGATGGAGCCCCGGGTCCTGCTCTTCGACGAGCCGCTCTCGAATCTGGATGCGAAGCTCAGGCGCCGGGTCCGTCAGGACATCCGTGACCTTCAGCAGCGCCTGGGCATAACCAGCGTCTACGTCACTCACGACCAGGAGGAGGCGCTGGCGATAAGCGACGTGATCGTCGTGATGCGGGACGGCAAGGTCCAGCAGACCGGTTCTCCGCATGAGCTCTACACCAGGCCCGCGAACCGGTTCGTCGCCGACTTCATCGGCTCTGCGACCTTCCTGCCCGGCAGCTTCGACGGGGAGTGCGTCACGCTCGCTCAGCACACCTTCCGCCACGCTCAGGAGACGGGGCCCGGGGATGTCACCGTGATGGTCCGACCAGAAGCGGTCCGCGTGTCCGTCGACGGGCCCGGCCTGCCGGCAACGGTCAAGAGCGTCAGCTACCTCGGTCTCGCCACCGACGTGCTGTTCGAAACGCCCGTCGGCGAACTTGCCGCTACGATCAGTGGCGAGGGTAGGCCCGACCTCCGTCGCGGCGATCAGGTCTCGCTCGAATTCCACCCGGCGGGGATCTACCTGCTGCCGGCGGTTCAGGCGTAG
- a CDS encoding HAD hydrolase family protein translates to MEPIRLLVVDIDGCLVAVEHAAYDLGNLARVAELNRSSLTDPAVPPLTILSGRPHPYVDALMQVLDIRVPAIFENGAGLAVRSPYTARYRAEVERGRVSLAVLARELGGRPELTIQPGKSASLTVFPVDPDEGIEGIERLLEEIVEREALELVLDPAQECVNVLVRGVDKGLGLRWLADELALPLSQIAGIGDSLGDLAWLELCGFSCAPANAVEAVQLRVDSVSEFEDVRAVEELYRAVIERNRRATSSLAE, encoded by the coding sequence ATGGAACCGATACGCCTCCTGGTCGTAGACATAGACGGCTGCCTCGTGGCGGTCGAACACGCTGCCTACGACCTCGGGAATCTCGCCCGAGTGGCGGAGTTGAACCGCTCGAGCCTGACCGACCCAGCCGTGCCGCCACTGACCATCCTCTCGGGGAGGCCCCATCCGTACGTCGACGCGCTGATGCAGGTCCTCGACATCCGGGTGCCCGCCATCTTCGAGAACGGCGCGGGGTTGGCGGTTCGCTCGCCCTACACCGCTCGTTACCGCGCCGAGGTCGAGAGGGGGCGCGTGTCGCTGGCCGTACTGGCGCGCGAGCTGGGGGGTCGGCCGGAACTCACCATCCAACCGGGGAAGAGCGCCTCTCTGACGGTGTTCCCAGTCGATCCCGATGAAGGCATCGAGGGGATCGAGCGGCTGCTCGAGGAGATCGTCGAGCGAGAGGCGCTCGAACTGGTCCTCGACCCGGCGCAGGAGTGCGTCAATGTGCTGGTGCGGGGCGTGGACAAGGGTCTGGGCCTGCGTTGGCTCGCCGACGAGCTGGCGCTTCCGTTGTCTCAGATCGCGGGCATCGGCGACAGCCTGGGCGACCTGGCCTGGCTCGAGCTGTGCGGGTTCTCGTGCGCCCCGGCGAATGCCGTGGAGGCGGTGCAGCTGCGAGTCGACTCGGTTTCGGAGTTCGAGGACGTTCGCGCGGTCGAAGAGCTGTACAGGGCCGTGATCGAGCGGAACCGGAGAGCCACCTCGAGCCTCGCCGAGTAG